One segment of Trypanosoma brucei brucei TREU927 chromosome 8, complete sequence DNA contains the following:
- a CDS encoding phosphatidic acid phosphatase protein, putative yields MADDGKTGFAKFVYYIKVFHALDYILLVTFALAVVYGMRTVRPPCRTFSWNDTDISHKKGKSTFPSGTLFSMEFIPIGLYLLFEALRARLARKGEWYLDVKETDQLIDGATTRVEMLEPEGKRSEGANAAKAGRYPDESPEGNKENDPKRLMTCLEATNYWVLAHGFSIILAVCLVEILKVYAGRLRPDFLDRLKKANVTEGTDPKDLCDIAKARDGRLSFPSGHSSCAFSVCTPMALYFLSVLHAFSGASVWRTLVGLSPIYLACACAISRTRDNRHHFADIVAGSLIGMGTGLLAVAVFFRFGKEIAVLVPRRMEFVRSRGGRVLADVAE; encoded by the coding sequence ATGGCAGATGATGGTAAGACAGGGTTCGCAAAATTTGTGTACTACATAAAGGTATTTCATGCGCTGGACTACATTCTACTTGTGACATTTGCACTGGCTGTTGTGTATGGAATGAGGACTGTCCGCCCACCTTGCCGAACATTCTCATGGAATGACACGGACATAAGTCATAAGAAGGGGAAGTCCACATTCCCCTCAGGAACACTGTTTTCCATGGAATTTATACCTATTGGACTTTATCTGCTGTTCGAAGCCTTGCGTGCGCGTTTGGCTCGGAAGGGTGAGTGGTACTTGGATGTGAAAGAAACTGATCAACTCATAGACGGAGCCACTACGCGGGTAGAGATGTTGGAGCCAGAAGGGAAGAGGTCTGAAGGCGCAAATGCTGCTAAGGCTGGAAGATACCCCGACGAATCGCCAGAAGGGAACAAAGAGAATGATCCAAAGAGACTTATGACATGTCTTGAAGCCACCAATTACTGGGTTCTGGCGCACGGATTTTCTATTATTTTGGCCGTTTGTTTGGTGGAAATATTGAAGGTTTATGCTGGCCGACTCCGTCCTGATTTTCTTGATAGATTGAAAAAGGCTAACGTTACGGAAGGAACAGATCCAAAAGATCTCTGTGACATTGCAAAAGCAAGGGATGGCAggctttcatttccttcaggGCACAGTAGTTGCGCTTTCTCCGTCTGCACACCGATGGCCCTATACTTCCTCTCGGTTTTACACGCGTTCAGTGGAGCATCCGTGTGGCGAACACTCGTTGGCCTTTCTCCAATTTACCTCGCATGTGCTTGCGCCATCTCACGAACACGTGACAACCGCCATCACTTCGCTGATATAGTTGCTGGTAGCTTAATTGGTATGGGCACAGGACTTCTCGCTGTTGCTGtctttttccgttt